CATTCTAAAAAATGAAAGAAAAATTAAAAATAGATATCGTATCAGACGTTGTTTGTCCTTGGTGTACCATTGGCTATAAACGTTTAGAAAAAGCCATAACAGAACTAGGTATTCAAGACCAAGTAGAAATTGAATGGCAACCTTTTGAATTGAATCCGAATATGCCCGCAGAAGGTCAGAATGTAAATGAACATATCACAGAAAAGTATGGATCTACCAAAGAGCAGCAAGAAGAATCAAAACAAAATATGACTGAAGCTGGAGAGGAACTCGGTTTTAAATTTGATTATTTTGATGAAATGCGTATGGTAAACACCTTTGATGCTCATGTTCTTTTAGAATATGCCAAAGATTTTGGGAAACAAACCGAATTAAAAATGTGTTTAACAACTGCTTTTTTTAGCAACCGTAAAGATGTTTCTAAAAGAGACATTCTAAAACAAGCATTATTAACTGTCGGTTTAAATGCTGATGAAGGAATGGCCAAGTTAGATAATGAAGATGCCAGAAACGAAGTAAGATTCAAACAAAATTATTGGAAAAATTTAGGGGTTAATTCTGTACCAACAATTGTTTTTAACATAAAAAGTGCCGTAACTGGTGCACAACCAGTAGCTACCTTTAAACAAGTACTATCCGAATTAATCAAAGAACACCAAACTGCATAGTTGTTTAGGTAATTTCTTTAAAAATTAAAAACCATGGAAGCAAATAAAGGAGAATTAGACGCATTACTAAACGTAAAACGTAAAGAAGGTGCTACTAAGTTTACCAAAGAGAAAAACAAGATTTACGCAGATGGTATTACCAGTGTAGCCAATTCTGGAGTACTTGAAAACG
The nucleotide sequence above comes from Polaribacter butkevichii. Encoded proteins:
- a CDS encoding DsbA family oxidoreductase, with protein sequence MKEKLKIDIVSDVVCPWCTIGYKRLEKAITELGIQDQVEIEWQPFELNPNMPAEGQNVNEHITEKYGSTKEQQEESKQNMTEAGEELGFKFDYFDEMRMVNTFDAHVLLEYAKDFGKQTELKMCLTTAFFSNRKDVSKRDILKQALLTVGLNADEGMAKLDNEDARNEVRFKQNYWKNLGVNSVPTIVFNIKSAVTGAQPVATFKQVLSELIKEHQTA